GGGGATCGGCCTTGCCGCGGATAACCCAGGCGATATCCGCTTCCCAATCGAGCTCAGGACCGCCGGAGAAGATCTGCTCCTGCGGCGTCGAGCCATCGGGAAGCGCCACGAATTCGAAGTCGTGATTGTGCCAGCCGAAGACGAGCCCGGCATCGCGCAGCGGCTTGCCGGCAGCCTGAAGGCGCTGGCCGAAGGCAAACCAACCGGCCGCGTCCGAGGGACGCTGGTCGGGCATCAGATAGGGGCAATAGACCGCCTCGATGCCGAGCGTCCTGGCGATCTTGATGACACGGCTCGGGTCGCTCTCGATCATGTCGAGGCCGAAATGGGCGGTCGGCATGGTGAGGCTGTTCTGGTCGAGTTCCTTGCGAAAGGCATCGAGTTCGCCATCGGCAAGCGATGCGTAGAGCGCGCCGTAGCCCTCGACCTCGCCGTAGCCAGCCGCCTGGAGTTTCGGGTAAATGCCACTGAAGGGCTGGAAATTGCGGGCGCTGTAAAGCTGGAAGCCAAGCGTCGTCATGGGGTGGTTTCCTCCTCGTTTGGTCCTGGATCGGGCGCCCAGGACCTTGTTGGCTTGGCCTGTCAGTCCACCGACTGGCAGGTGTAGAGATCGTAGATGCGGAAGTCCGGAACGGATCCGGCGGAAAGTGCAGTATCCGGCGTGAAGATGATGCGCCGGCTTTCGCCGGTCGCAAGGTCGAAGGCATTGTCCGAATAGCGGCCAGGGGTTGCGCTTTCGAGCATGACGAAGAGCGCAAGCCCCTGGGCGGTCACGGTCACCTCGAAGCCGCCGTCGGCGATGGCCGCGACCGTGGTTTCCAGACGCGACGCTTCGAGGTCGAGCGCCTTGTAGGTGCCGACCAGGAAGTGCCCCTCCCCGGTCATGCCGTTCGAGGCAACAAAGCTCCAGGCGAGCAGGCTTGCCGCCGGGATTTCACTGGCGTCGAGTGTGCCGAGCACGTGAGCGGCGTCTGGACCGCAGTCACCCCGCAAGCTCTTCAGCGGAATGCGCTCTCCGGACAGGGTCAGCACGAAGAGTTTGGCATCGATCGTAACCGCATCAAGCGTGTCATTGACCATGGAGAGCGAAATGGTCTTGCCATCCTCGGACGGAATGGCGGCAACCGCGACCGGCTGGAAGAAACGGCGCACCATGTAGTGCATCGCCTTCCAGCTGCCGCCGTAATCGAGGCTCGACCAGGAAGCGACCGGCCAAGTGTCGTTGAGCTGCCAGTAGATCGTGCCCATGCAATGGGGCTTGAGCGACCGCCAGTATTCGACGGCGGTCTTGATGGCCAGCCCCTGCTGGATCTGGCTCAGATAGACGAAGTTGGCGAAATCCTTGGGGAAGCGGAAATAGCGGAACATGGTCCCCGCGATCCGCTCATTGCCACCGGCATTCTTCTGGTGGAGCTCGATGACCGGCGAGGCGATGTTCATGTCGGCCTTGTCGGCGAAGCTCTCGATGACCGGCAGCGACGTATAGGACTGGAAGCCGAATTCCGAGCAGAAGCGCGGTTTGACGGTTCGGTAATTATCGAAACTCTTGTTCTCGTGCCAGACCGACCAGTAGTGCATGTCGCCGGAACCGTCGGCATGCCAGGCATCGCCATAGTCGAGGTAGCCGGAGGCAGGGCTCGACGGCCACCAGATCCCCTGCGGGAAGCACTTCTTGACGCCCTGCTCGATGACGCGATTGAGCCGGTCATAGGCAACGAGGTAGCGGTCGCGGTTGTCGCGCGATTCCGGGAACCAGGTGAGCGCGCCGACGAGCTCGTTGTCGCCGCACCAGATCACGATCGAGGCATGGGACGACAGACGCTTCACCTGGTACTCGACCTCATGCGCGACATTGTCGAGGAAATCCTCGGTGCAGGGATAGAGGTTGCAGGCAAACATGAAGTCCTGCCAGACCATGAGGCCGAGCCGGTCGCAGAGATCATAGAACCAGTCGGCCTCGTAGAAGCCGCCGCCCCAGATGCGGATCATGTTCATATGGGCGGCGACCGCAGAATTCAGCAAGTCGGTCGTCTTCTCTTCCGACGAGCGGGAGAACAGCGCATCGGCCGGGATCCAGTTGGCGCCGCGGCAGAAGATTTCACGGCCGTTGACCTTGAGCGCAAAGCGGCTGCCGGCTTCGTCCGCATCGGTCAGGAGTTCGACCGTGCGAAGTCCGATCTGGCGCGTAACGGCTTCACCCGGCAGGTCGACGGTGAGCGAGTATAGCGCCTGCTCGCCGGAACCGGCGGGCCACCAGAGGCGTGGGGTCTCGATCTCGAAGACATGCACCACCTTCGTTTCGCCGGCAGCGATGCCGACATCAAGCCTTACGCGTTCACCATCGAGCGCAAAATGAACGGGTACGACGGCAGGATCGATGGAGTGAATTGTAGCGGTAACCTTGAGCTCCACGCGACCATCGGCATGGTGGACCTGCTGGGTCTCCACATGCTCCAGTCGGGCTGGATCG
This DNA window, taken from Peteryoungia algae, encodes the following:
- a CDS encoding sugar phosphate isomerase/epimerase family protein, with translation MTTLGFQLYSARNFQPFSGIYPKLQAAGYGEVEGYGALYASLADGELDAFRKELDQNSLTMPTAHFGLDMIESDPSRVIKIARTLGIEAVYCPYLMPDQRPSDAAGWFAFGQRLQAAGKPLRDAGLVFGWHNHDFEFVALPDGSTPQEQIFSGGPELDWEADIAWVIRGKADPLAWIESYGKRISAVHVKDIAPAGENTDEDGWADVGHGTVDWKGLIAALKATRVKHFVVEHDNPKDIDRLITRSIAAFNTY
- a CDS encoding beta-mannosidase, coding for MNQNTDGGVINLHGEWRLASVDGEHEAMIALPGDVHSALHAAGRIPDPYLGRNEELVQWVAERDWVIERRVVVPDISGTWYLDIDYLDTVAVVFVNDLPVLSADNCFRRYRPDVSHALQPGENTVRIVFHSSITAGAERQARQPFYIPYSTANSPIPNGNMLRKPQCHFGWDWNIAIAPLGIYGTLSLKKLDPARLEHVETQQVHHADGRVELKVTATIHSIDPAVVPVHFALDGERVRLDVGIAAGETKVVHVFEIETPRLWWPAGSGEQALYSLTVDLPGEAVTRQIGLRTVELLTDADEAGSRFALKVNGREIFCRGANWIPADALFSRSSEEKTTDLLNSAVAAHMNMIRIWGGGFYEADWFYDLCDRLGLMVWQDFMFACNLYPCTEDFLDNVAHEVEYQVKRLSSHASIVIWCGDNELVGALTWFPESRDNRDRYLVAYDRLNRVIEQGVKKCFPQGIWWPSSPASGYLDYGDAWHADGSGDMHYWSVWHENKSFDNYRTVKPRFCSEFGFQSYTSLPVIESFADKADMNIASPVIELHQKNAGGNERIAGTMFRYFRFPKDFANFVYLSQIQQGLAIKTAVEYWRSLKPHCMGTIYWQLNDTWPVASWSSLDYGGSWKAMHYMVRRFFQPVAVAAIPSEDGKTISLSMVNDTLDAVTIDAKLFVLTLSGERIPLKSLRGDCGPDAAHVLGTLDASEIPAASLLAWSFVASNGMTGEGHFLVGTYKALDLEASRLETTVAAIADGGFEVTVTAQGLALFVMLESATPGRYSDNAFDLATGESRRIIFTPDTALSAGSVPDFRIYDLYTCQSVD